TAACCTCTTTTTGATACTGATTCAATTTCATATCCTTCTAATTTTAATTGATTTATGTATTTCCATATAGAAGTACGACTAACCCCAAATCTTTCACTAATTTCCTGCCCTGATATAAATCCCTCTGTATTTTCTTTTAAAAGCCTTAATATTTCATCCTTCAAAATTTTATCCTCCCCATTTTTCTTAAGTATCTTATATATTTTACATGTAAATATAATAATTCCTACTAATAAAATTCATTACCCTATTTGCTAATTTTTAATCAAAATATCTTTTTATTTTAATTATATGACAGAATAACTTTATCAATTATATATTTATTATAAATTTTATCATTTAATATTTCCATATAAAATAAATATAAAAATAATATGTTTAAAATTCATTACTTTTAATTTAACAGTTTAAAAACCATAGTGCAAAATTTAAAACTGCTGCAAAAGAATTACATATTATATAGGGTATCATAAGAAATCCTGACAATCTATCCTGTCTAAAAAAATGAAAAGTAGTTAATAATATAAATATGATGAGTACTAATAATTCAACGAATGCAAGTCCATATAATCTAAATCTGAAGAATAGTATAGGCCATAAAAAATTTAGAAAAAGTTGAAAACTATACAGCTTTAAAGTTCCATTTTCATATCTATCTTGTTTCTTCCATTCCCATATTCTATAAGCCGCTAATCCAATTAGTAAATATAAAATAGGCCACACTATTATAAAAATATAGCTTGTAGGCGCTATTACAGGCTTTTCTAAAGCTTCATATATTTTAGAATCTGCATTTCCTACATATACACTTAATATTCCTATTCCCTCTGCAATAATAATACTGAGAAATGCCTTCAAAATTTCAATTTTATCATTAACCTTCAATATATTAACCATAATAATGACCTCCTTGTATAATTATATATTTTAATATTCATTAACTGCTGAATAATATATTATAGTTTGAAGGAGCCTTCATTATGATTAATAATATATAGAAAAATAATTTTAAATAAAAATGCATCATAACTCAGATTGCGTTATGATACATTTAATCACTACTAATACTTTTTTATTTTTGAAATAATTCTTTGTATACTTTTTTAGGATAAATAATATTTTTTAATATAAATACCACTTTTATATTTGTGTATAAAAAATACTCTATATAGAGCTATTCATATCCATTAACAACAACTTCTAATTTCCCTGTTTCTGGATCTATCACTAAACCATGTACCACTATGTCTTTAGGTATTAGTGGATGACTTTTTATTAATTCCACACTCTCTTTAATAGATTCTTCTACTGAATCAAAACCATGTAGCCATTTTTTTATATCAATTCCTGCATTACATAGAGTTTCTATAACCTCTTTAGAGATACCTCTTTGCACTATTTTTTCTAAAACTTCGTCTCCATTTAAGTTACTCATACCACAACCATGATGTCCAATTACTAACACTTCATCCGCTTTAAATTCATAAACAGCTACTATAATACTTCTTATTATACTTCCAAAGGGATGCATTATAGAAGCACCAGCATTCTTAATGAACTTAGCATCACCATTTTTAAGATTTAATGCCTTTGGAAGAAGTTCTGTTAATCTAGTATCCATACATGATAAAATTACTAACTTCTTATTTGGATTTTTAGATGTTATGTACTTAACATACTCTTTATTTTCTACGAAAAGTTTATTATAATCTAGTATTTCCTGTAACTTACTCATTATATCCTCCTAAAGTTTTATATTATTTAATTTATTATAGCATAATAGCTAAATATAATGTCAAATGGAAGTTCTGCATTTTATTCTCAACTTCTGCAAGTTATTCTAAGAAACAAGGAGATAACTAGAGCTCATCTCCTTGTGAAAGACTTTTTTATACAATAATAACTCTTAACAAATTATTATAATGACTTTTTACCAGTCTATAAAATTCATTTTTACGACATATGTGAATATTTAAACTAAATAAATTCAAAATTCTCTATGATAAAAGGAAAATCATCACACTGAATATTTTATACAGCATAATGATTCTATTTTATATATTATATAGAAAGTGCATTTTTAAAATCTTTTATAATATCCTCTGTTTCCTCAAGACCTAAAGAAACTCTTATAAGGCTATCCTTTATTCCAAGACTTTCCCTCTCTTCCTTTGGGACAGCAGCATGTGACATCTTAGCTGGATAGGAAACTATAGTTTCCACCCCTCCAAGGCTCACTGCTACTGCTGCAAGTTTTACCTTTCTCATAAACCTTTTAGCTGTTTCATCATCTTTAGTTTCAAAAGATAAAACTGCTCCACCACCTTTAGCTTGTGACAGATGAAGTTCACTACCTGGATGTTCTAGCAGTCCAGGATAATAAACTTTAGCTACTTCTTCCTGTTCTCTAAGCCATTTTGCTAATTTAAGTGCACTTTTCTGCTGATAGTCCAATCTCACTTTAAGCGTTTTAAGTCCTCTTAAAAGCAGCCAGCAATCCTGTGGTCCAAGAACAGCACCAAAGGAATTCTGTACAAACTTCACTTTATCTGAAAGTTCCTTGCCTTTTACTACCACAAGTCCACTTATAACATCACTATGTCCTCCAATAAACTTTGTAGCACTATGTACCACAACATCTGCTCCCAATTTAATAGGATTTTGAAGATATGGAGACATAAAAGTATTATCTACGATAACTACGATGTTATTTTTTCTAGCAACTTCTATAACTGCTCTAAAATCAGTTATTTTTAAAAGTGGATTAGAAGGCGATTCAAGAAATATAGCCTTAGTATTGTTTTTTATTCTCTCTTTAATTTCTCCAATGTTAGTAGCATCTATAAAAGTTGTTTCCACATTAAATTTTTTAAAAAATGAAGAAGTTACCCTGTAGGTACCACCATAAACATCTCTGCAAACTAAAATATGATCTCCAGCAGAAAAAATAGACAATACAGAAGATATGGCAGCCATTCCAGAAGAAAATGCAAAACCACTATCCCCTTCTTCCAAAGCAGCTATAGTATTTTCAAGAGCTTCTCTTGTAGGATTACCTGATCTTGAATAATCATATTTACCAAAATTATCTATATCAAATTGATGAAAAGTTGAAGCATGATATATAGGTATACTTAAAGCTCCTGTGGTCTTATCTATTTCATTCCCATTGTGAATAAGTTTAGTTCCAAAATCCATTTTTCTATCTCCTTTACCTAAATTATAAATTTAATGATCTATCAAGATCTTCTATTAAATCCTTAACATTTTCGATTCCCACAGACAGTCTTAAAAGTGTATCTTTAATTCCTATTCTGTTTCTTATATCCTCTGGTATTGAGGCATGGGTCTGAATATAAGGATAAGTTATGAGACTTTCAACACCGCCGAGACTTTCTGCAAAATATATAGTTTGAAATTTCTTAAGTGATTTCTCAATAATTTCTCTTTCATTTACCTCAAAAGATATCATTGATCCAAAACCAGTAGTCTGTTTTACTGATATATCATACCCCTTATGAGCTTTAAGTCCTGGATAATAAACCTTTTTAACCCTTTTGCATTCACTAAGCCATTTAGATATTTTTATTGCATTCTTCTGCTGTTTTTCTAATCTTATAGCCAGAGTTTTTATCCCTCTTAATATAAGCCAACTATCAAAGGGGGACAACACTGCTCCAGTAGATACCTGCATAAATTTAATTTCCTCAATAAATTTATTTGCCACTATGATTCCTGCAAGAGTGTCATTATGTCCTCCTAGAAACTTGGTTCCACTGTGAATTACTATATCCGCTCCCAATAGAAGTGGTCTTTGAAAATATGGACTCAAAAATGTATTATCTACTATAGTTAATATTTTAAATGCTTTAGCAAGGGATGTTATTTTACTTATATCCGTTATTCTCATCATAGGATTTGAAGGTGTCTCTATAAAAATAGCCTTAGTATTTTTCTTTATGGATTCTTCAACTTTTTTTATATCTGTTGTATCTACATAAGTAGTTTCAATACCATATCTTCTGTATATTTCTTCAAATAATCTATAGGTTCCACCATATAAATCTTCCGATACAATTATATGGTCTTTAGGTATAAAAAGTCTTATAACTGCATCTATAGCTGCCATACCCGTTGAAAAAGCAAATCCAGCCTTCCCACCTTCAAGTTTTGCAATTGTATTTTCAAGTTCCTCCCTTGTTGGATTTTCTGATCTTGAATAATCATATCCCGTACTCTCATTCAATCCATGGTGCTTAAAAGTTGCACTCTGATATATTGGTGTGCTTATAGCACCTTTTATATCTTCTTTCTCCCTAGAACCCTGAACCATAATTGTTTCTAATCTCCTACAATTTTCTGACATAAAAATCCCTCCCCGGTAAAACATATAATTTCTCAAATTTAATCTATATTATAAATATTAGATGAAAATACAAAACTGACTAAATAGAATTTATAAACAGAATAATACTATTGATAATAAAAATAAGCCTCTAAAAGATGAGAGGCTATAAAATCGCCTCTTATCTTTCAGAAAATTCTGTAGGAATTAGCACATTTTCAACTGTAGTTGAATGTTGCCGGGTTTCATCGGGCCTATCCCTCCACCACTCTTGATAAGAGCTTATATATTGAATTTTTATAATAAACAATTTAACTTATTTTTATCATAATTTTGATCTTATTTTTGCAACATAAAAAGCTGCTTTTCATAAGAAAAGCAGCAAATAATACTATTGGCTTCTTTTCTTATCTTTCAGAAAAAATTTCTGCTGGAATTAACACCGTCACATTTAAATATAAATGCCGGTTGTTGGATTTCATTGGGCCAGTCCCTCCATCTCTCTTGATAAGAACAATATTCGTATCTATTAAATTTTCCTTAATCAATATGATATACATTTTTATTTATAATGTCAACATATTTTTTAATATTAATAAACTTTATAAACATCATATCCTGCTTCATTTAAAGCTTTTACTATTTCCTGTATATGCTCATGTCCATTAGTTTCTACAGTAACTTCAAGCATAACATCTTTTAATCTGTCAATAGCTTTAAATTGATTATGATCTAATTTTATTACATTTGCTTTTTGTTTTGCCAATATTTCTGAAATATTTAATAATTGTCCTGGAGAATCCTGTAATTTAACTGAAAAACAGAATATTCTTCCTCTAGACAATAATCCATTATTAAGCATTGAAGCTATAGTTACTACATCTATATTTCCTCCGCTTATTAGTGAAACTACTTTTTTACCTTTAAAATTCAATCTCTTTAAAGCAGCTAAGGACATAACTCCAGTAGCTTCTGCTACAAGCTTATGTTTTTCTAAAAGTACAAAGGCAGCTTCTATAAGTTCTGCATCACTTACAGTTACAATTTCATCTACATATTTTTTAACTACCTCAAAAGTTTTATCTCCTGGCTGTTTTACTGCCGCTCCATCTGCAATAGTATCAACTTTATCTGATGCAGTTAATATACCCGTATCAAAAGACACCTTCATCGCACTTGCCCCATCTGATTGAACTCCTATGACTTTTATATTAGGATTTAAAGCTTTTGCTGCTACGGATATACCACTTATCAATCCGCCGCCACCTATTGGTACTAAAATAGCATCTACATCTTTTAATTCATCTATTATTTCAAGAGCTATAGTTCCCTGTCCAGCCATAACATCTAAATCATCAAAAGGATGTATAAAAGTATATCCATTTTCTCTTTCTAATCTCTTAGCTTCTTCATAAGCCTCATCATATATCTGTCCTTTAAGAACTACATCAACACCATAACTTTTAGTAGCCTGTACTTTTATTAAAGGCGTAGTTTCTGGCATAACAATAGTTGCTTTAATTCCAAGTTTACTTGCAGAATAGGCAACACCTTGTGCATGATTTCCTGCAGAAGATGCTATTAATCCTCTTTTTTTCTGATCATCACTTAGTTTGCTTATTTTATTTAATGCTCCTCTTAACTTAAATGCTCCAGTAATTTGAAGATTTTCTGGCTTTATATAAACTTCATTACCACTTTCTTTACTAAAACATGAACTATATATTAATTTTGTATTTATACATATATCTTTTATTCTCTCTCTTGCTTCTAACACATCATTTAAAGTTATACAATTTGTTTCATTTTCTTTTTCCACTACTGAACTCTGTTCCATAGCTTAAAACCCCTCTTTCTAAAAATTTAATATAAATAAAAAATCTCTCGTCCTTATAAGCACATATAATATACAATCATATGCTCATAAGGACGAAAGATTAACTTCCGTGGTACCACCTTTTTTGCGGTTATTACATTAACCGCCTCTCAAATCGGATCTTAATGAAATAAAAAATTCACTGTTAATCCTAACCATATATCGCTGGTAAACGTCCTTATCTACTTGATAAAAATCTTTCAACTTGGAAACTCCGGAGTGATCATTATATATTCATGCTAATATCAGCTTTCACCTAACGCCGACTCTCTTCGATTAACAAAACGAACATTTTTTTCTCCATCTTAGTTTTACATCCAATATCAATAACTTGATTTTAAGTATATTATTATTTAATGTAATTGTCAATATATTTTTCTAAAAGATTTCCTACCTAGGCATAATAAAGTTCTGTCCTCAAATATACCTTATAACTATTGGTGTTCCTCATATTGCCCTTAAAAATTTATTGCTCAATAACTTTCTCAATTATTTTATTCAATAACAGTGACACATTCCTGTATAATTAATCAAAACTTAGTAAAATTATAAAACTCTACTAAGTAAGATTTATTGATAGTTAATACTAGAATAGATATTCCAGTTATACTTATTATCTCTTATTAATATAATTTAAAATAATCAACAATTTAAGGAGTATTTATGTATAATTTTTATGATATCAAATTTACTGAAAAATATAAATCTATTATTTATCTACTTCAAATTCCAATTATGTATTTATTTCTTGCCTATCGTCCTATAAAAAACCATATAATTTTTGAGGCTGTTTTTTATTTAATTTTTATACTTTTTGCTCTAATTCCTGGTTGGTCTGATGTATCTTCATATCTCAATACAGGAAATAAATCTTTAAAGCAAATACTATTCTTATCAATGCAATTATATTGTATTCAAATAATTATATCCTCATTAGTAATTTTAATTATGAGAAACCCAGATCCCCAAGGTATAAAAAATATTTCCTACTCATTAAACTACTATTTAAATAATCACGTTATACAGACAGTAATTGTAGCTTTTAGTGAAGAGTTTTTTAAATTCACCATATTTATTGCATTCTTATCTATAATACATAGAAAAAATCTAGTTAATATACTTATATCTATTTTAATCACCTGTACAATATTTGGAGCTATGCATGGAATTAATTATAAGCTAACAGCTATGATACCTATAATGTTTAATACAATTCCATGCTTTTTATATCTATTAAAATATAAAAATCTTTATATTTTAATAATAGCTCACTTTATCTTTGATACTATAGCCTTCATATCCCACATAAACCCATTAGGACATGAAGCTATCCAATTTGCAGCATCAGTAGCATTATTGATTTTTATTGTAACTCAATTTGTTGTTCCTAAGTTTAGACGAAGAGGTGTTAGAAGATAATTATTGTTATCTTTATGTAACTTTAACATTTTTCCCTTTAAATACAATAGCTAATTCTAGTATATTCTTAATATTTTTTTCTTCTAAATTTGCTCTATAATTCATGTCATAAATTTGATCCAATGCTTCCTTAGTAACCTCTTCAATAGTACTATCAGAGAAATCATTTATTTTCTTAAATTCAATTATTATGCCTAATTTTGATATATTTTTAGGAATTAGCATTACATCATATCTCCCATATCCGCTTTCTTTATTTGATTTTACATAATACTCATTTGAAAGAGATACTAACATTCCTAAAACAAAAGCGTGATAGACTTTTTCTGGTTCTTTTCCAGCTGCATCAAAGTAACTTATGCTATTTATTACAAACTCTTTCATTATATATTCAAAGCTTTTAACATCTCCTGATACTAGGGCATTTATCATGGCATTATATTTTGTATTATTTATAGTTTCAGAAAACCATTTCTTTATTATACCTTTATAAAAAGTATACACCTCTTTATTTGGTATTTTTAACTCACAGATTAATTCTCCATCTATATTTTCCTTTTTAGTAGCCTTTAGATATCCCGTAAATAATAAAAAACTCCAAATATTTTCACTTGAATATTCTATCTCAGTCATTATGATATTATCATCTACAGTTTTCTTTATGGATTTTTCTTCCATAAGCATTTCAAGATCTCTTTTTGTAGTTTCATCACTCTTTGAAAGAAATTTTTTTACTAACTCATTAGCACTGGTATTGACCCAATAAGATTTTAATCCCTCTAAAGGATTTTCAATATAATTTACTATAGACCAAGGATTATAGATAATTTCATTACCAAAAATATATCCATCATACCATTGCTTTATATTCTCTATATCTTCCGAAATATTATAGTAATCTAATAAAATTCTTGTTTCTTTTTCTGTAAAGCCAAATTTATCACTAAAATTATAATTTATTATAGATGAGACACTCAAATTATTTAATCCTGAAAAAATGCTTTCTTTGGCTACTCTTAAAATTCCAGTAACCATAGCTTTTTGAAGATAGATATTATCTTTTAAAGCTGAACCTAAAATATTTCTCATAAAACCAATAACATTATCATAATATTTATTTATGTATGCAGCTTCTATTGGAGTATCATATTCATCTATTAATAATATTACTTTTTTCCCATAATATTTATATAAATATTCACATAAGTAAGCTAAGCTTAGTTCTAAGTCGGCTTCTGTACCCATTCCCTTTAAAATCTTCTCAAAAAATGTTTTATCTACTTCATCTAGCTTATCTCCTAGTAATACTTCTTTGTGTGACTGGTATTCCTTTGATATTACAAGCTTTATTTTCTCACAAAAAATTTCATAGCTGCTACTTTTTAAATCCTTAAAAGATATATATAACAGGATATTTTCCTTTTAAGCTTTTTATATTTTCACATTTTTCTATTTTCAGACCATCGAACAAATTTTTACTTTCTTCCCTTATATCAAAAAAATACTTTATCATACTCATATTAAGAGTCTTACCAAATCTTCTTGGTCTTGGAATTAGCATTATCTCTGAAGAATTCTCTATAAATTCTCTTATTAATAAACTTTTATCTATAAAATAACAATTACTCTCTATTAATTTTTTAAAACCTGAAATACCTATTAGAATTAATTTTTTCAAATGGTTCACCTTCTTCCACTACTACTATTGTATATACTAAATTATATACATAATAAAAGTATTAATACCAATTATATAATCAATGATTCACTATTATTAGCATTTACTCCTAGAGTTTCTTCACGAAAACTATTTTCACTCATTAATTTTATTATAGATACAAAATCTTCTCTTTCATCTATAATTTTTTTTATCTCTGCCCTTAATTTTATAAGGTTAGCAGGAGTTATATTTCCTCGAAATACAGATTTCTGATGATGTTTAAAATATTTTTTGCAAATCTTAAATACTTTATTTACTCTCTTTTCATTCACATCATAGAAAACAAATGCATAATTATAGTTAACTTCCTTAGGCATATTACATCATCTCCTTTAGACTAAATGGAGTAAACTCTCTTTTCTCAATCAAATGTTTTATAAGTTTATATCCGTCAAGCTTTATAGCTGTTTCATAGCTTATTTTTCTCTTTAACTTTTTATGTTGAAACACATTATTAAATCTAGTCTCTAGTGCTTCAACGAATATCTTTTTCCCAGCTTCATTTAATAGGCAATAATTTAATTTTTTATCAAAATGTTTGGATACTTGTATTCTTTTATTATTAACTAGATCAAATATTGTTTTAAATACAATTGCTGGTTTAAATACTTCAGATAAATCAAGACTTAAAGAAAATCGTCCTTCGCTTGGTTCATGAAGAAAACTTATACTTTGATTCAAATGCGTATGATATATCTGGGAAATAGTTCTAGCATAAAGTATAGAATTACCAAAGGAAACCATAGCATTCATGGGATTATCAGGTGGTCTTTTTACCCTCTTGTTCATTAAGAAATTCTCCGGCAGAAAATATTTGAAGTTATCATAGAACTGCATCCACACCTGGCCTTCTAAAAATAATATTTGCTTTATATCACTACTCTTATCCATTAAATCTATAAAATCTTTCTTAATCCAATCTAGAAAGAGCTTTGTTTCTTTTTTATCATGTTTATAATAATGATAAACAACTTCATATATATTAGCTGCTATACCTTTTACAAAAGCTTTTGCAATCTCTATCCTATTGTTTATGAAAGCTTCTGATTGTTTTATAGTCATCTTTCCACTAATCAAATATTCCTTTGGATAAAAAGTTCCACTATAATATCCATAGTAATTAAAAAAATGTATAACAACACCAGCTTTTGCTACAAAATCTAAAAATTTAGTATTTAAGCTTACCTCATTTAGAAAATAAATTTCCCTTATGGCTTCTATTGGCATATATACATTTTTACTATTCCTTCTAAAACAAATGGAGTTATCTTTTCTAGTTATTTCTCCTTGAGACATTATAAACCTTGTTCCCTTCCCCATATAGTACTCTCTCCCTCTATAATCTTTAGTAATGATTAAACATTTGAAACAATTAATCATTCAATATGCTTACTTAATGTTTTGTAGTAGAACACTAACACCTAGGTTTATTATTATCTTCAGACTATATCGCTTGTCCAATATAGTTCATTCTTGTCATATTAAATTCATTATTTATTTTCAGTTTTATTAAATAAAACAATATTCATAATAAGCACATTTTTTGCACTTTGGTTTTAGCTCTACTGCTGGTGGTTCTTCTTCAATAAGAAATTGCTCTATGTTATACAAAAAGTCATTCAAGTTTTTTTCATTTTTATCCGTAAGCTCAATGTAGATGATTTTTTTATCCTGTTTATTTTTTTCTATGAATTCAATTTTACCTTTTCTCTCTATGCCTTTCTCTCTTAATTTCTTTAAGTAAAGTAACACCTGCCACTTTACAGCCTCAGAATCTGCATCTGATTTTTTAATTTCAACTAAATAGTCCTCAGTAATTTTGTCTATTTTAATGTTGTCTATAGATATCTCTGTATTTTTCTTTCCTTCTGCTTTTAGTTCATGCAAAACTTTACCTATCCTAACTTCTTCGCTGTTATCTTCGAGATTTATTCTATTTGCGTGAAGCCAGCATTGACGTTTACAGTGGAAATAGTAGTTTATTATTGTACCTGTGATTTTCATAGGAATGCCCCCTTGGAAGCTTTGTTCATGTGTTGATTTAAAATTATAGATACTCAATCTCATAATTAAATATTATTTTAATATATAGGTTCATATATGAAGTTTCTTATCTATATTTAAAACATCATTTTATTTTTTATAGTATCAAATTAGCCTGATCTGGTGTTTCTCCAATAAACTTTTCATTATTAAATCTTCCATTTACTATATACTCTTCTCCATTTTCAATATAGAAAATATTTCCTAACACTTCATTATATTGTTCAACTCTTTTAACCTTATAAATGAAATAATTTAATTTTGAATTTATCTCAGAAAGTCTTACTCTTTTTTCAGCATAATCTATTTTATTATCCATCAATAAATTCTCATACTCTTTCCATATTTCATTACCATGAATTATATTTCCATGCAGGTCCTTTATTTCCCTTGAAAGAAAAATAGTATATTTATTTTGATCAACTTTTTCATCTATAAGCTTCATGTAGTCTTTTATTTTATCAAAATTTAATCTATTAAGCTCTTTAATAAAAGCTAAATATCCACTGTCATTTTTTCGCTTTTTTCTTACTTCAATTTCAGATATAATATTTTTATAATAACTTTCAAAATCCTTATTTCTCAAAATTCCCTGTATATTCTCATCCTCAAGAGTGAATCTTTTTTCTTTTCTAACATCGCTTTGATAAAGTATTCCACAAGAATCTAATTTAAAAAACTTAACTCTTCCCGCATTGAGACAGGATCTATTTATTCTTCCCATAAACTGTTCTTCTGAATCCAATATTGATATATTTTTGTACCCTAAATCCATGTCAATATCAACACCAGCCTCTATAACTTGAGTTGCCACAATAATAACTTTACGATTTTTTTCTTTAGCTAAATTTATAATTTCTAGTCTATCTATCTTATTATCATCAGAGGTTATAATTTTAATTTCATGTCCAGTAGTATTTTTAAAATCATAATTACTTTTAAAATAGTCAAAAAATCTATCGGCACTTTTCTTAAAAATAAATTCAATTAAGATTTTATCATCAGATTTACTTTCCATTTCTATGTTATCACTTAAGATTTTAAATGCATCTTCATATTTATTGTCCTTATCTACTTTGCTCAAGTCTAAAATTTCAAATTTTACTCTGTCTTTAAAAAAATGATTTTCAAAATAATGCTTTCTATTATTAATGAGATATACAAAATTATCATTTTCTCCCTCTACAAGTTTATTTAGTCTTGGAAGCGTTGCTGACATTATGACAAGTTTTATATTTAAAATTTCTGCATAGGAATTAAAAAAATTTATTATTTCTTTCCATATACCATTTTTATAACTTTGTATTTCATCAATAATAATTACAGAATTGCATATATCAATTAGAGGAAACCCCTCTTCTCTGCTAGTTCCAAAAAGATAACTAAATAGATTTACATGAGTAGTTATAATAAAAGGATAATGTAGAAATATTCTGTTTAACAAT
This genomic window from Clostridium pasteurianum DSM 525 = ATCC 6013 contains:
- a CDS encoding trans-sulfuration enzyme family protein, yielding MSENCRRLETIMVQGSREKEDIKGAISTPIYQSATFKHHGLNESTGYDYSRSENPTREELENTIAKLEGGKAGFAFSTGMAAIDAVIRLFIPKDHIIVSEDLYGGTYRLFEEIYRRYGIETTYVDTTDIKKVEESIKKNTKAIFIETPSNPMMRITDISKITSLAKAFKILTIVDNTFLSPYFQRPLLLGADIVIHSGTKFLGGHNDTLAGIIVANKFIEEIKFMQVSTGAVLSPFDSWLILRGIKTLAIRLEKQQKNAIKISKWLSECKRVKKVYYPGLKAHKGYDISVKQTTGFGSMISFEVNEREIIEKSLKKFQTIYFAESLGGVESLITYPYIQTHASIPEDIRNRIGIKDTLLRLSVGIENVKDLIEDLDRSLNL
- the cas1b gene encoding type I-B CRISPR-associated endonuclease Cas1b, translated to MGKGTRFIMSQGEITRKDNSICFRRNSKNVYMPIEAIREIYFLNEVSLNTKFLDFVAKAGVVIHFFNYYGYYSGTFYPKEYLISGKMTIKQSEAFINNRIEIAKAFVKGIAANIYEVVYHYYKHDKKETKLFLDWIKKDFIDLMDKSSDIKQILFLEGQVWMQFYDNFKYFLPENFLMNKRVKRPPDNPMNAMVSFGNSILYARTISQIYHTHLNQSISFLHEPSEGRFSLSLDLSEVFKPAIVFKTIFDLVNNKRIQVSKHFDKKLNYCLLNEAGKKIFVEALETRFNNVFQHKKLKRKISYETAIKLDGYKLIKHLIEKREFTPFSLKEMM
- the ilvA gene encoding threonine ammonia-lyase, which gives rise to MEQSSVVEKENETNCITLNDVLEARERIKDICINTKLIYSSCFSKESGNEVYIKPENLQITGAFKLRGALNKISKLSDDQKKRGLIASSAGNHAQGVAYSASKLGIKATIVMPETTPLIKVQATKSYGVDVVLKGQIYDEAYEEAKRLERENGYTFIHPFDDLDVMAGQGTIALEIIDELKDVDAILVPIGGGGLISGISVAAKALNPNIKVIGVQSDGASAMKVSFDTGILTASDKVDTIADGAAVKQPGDKTFEVVKKYVDEIVTVSDAELIEAAFVLLEKHKLVAEATGVMSLAALKRLNFKGKKVVSLISGGNIDVVTIASMLNNGLLSRGRIFCFSVKLQDSPGQLLNISEILAKQKANVIKLDHNQFKAIDRLKDVMLEVTVETNGHEHIQEIVKALNEAGYDVYKVY
- a CDS encoding PD-(D/E)XK nuclease domain-containing protein; translated protein: MLMEEKSIKKTVDDNIIMTEIEYSSENIWSFLLFTGYLKATKKENIDGELICELKIPNKEVYTFYKGIIKKWFSETINNTKYNAMINALVSGDVKSFEYIMKEFVINSISYFDAAGKEPEKVYHAFVLGMLVSLSNEYYVKSNKESGYGRYDVMLIPKNISKLGIIIEFKKINDFSDSTIEEVTKEALDQIYDMNYRANLEEKNIKNILELAIVFKGKNVKVT
- a CDS encoding type II CAAX prenyl endopeptidase Rce1 family protein; amino-acid sequence: MYNFYDIKFTEKYKSIIYLLQIPIMYLFLAYRPIKNHIIFEAVFYLIFILFALIPGWSDVSSYLNTGNKSLKQILFLSMQLYCIQIIISSLVILIMRNPDPQGIKNISYSLNYYLNNHVIQTVIVAFSEEFFKFTIFIAFLSIIHRKNLVNILISILITCTIFGAMHGINYKLTAMIPIMFNTIPCFLYLLKYKNLYILIIAHFIFDTIAFISHINPLGHEAIQFAASVALLIFIVTQFVVPKFRRRGVRR
- the cas4 gene encoding CRISPR-associated protein Cas4 is translated as MKITGTIINYYFHCKRQCWLHANRINLEDNSEEVRIGKVLHELKAEGKKNTEISIDNIKIDKITEDYLVEIKKSDADSEAVKWQVLLYLKKLREKGIERKGKIEFIEKNKQDKKIIYIELTDKNEKNLNDFLYNIEQFLIEEEPPAVELKPKCKKCAYYEYCFI
- a CDS encoding trans-sulfuration enzyme family protein — protein: MDFGTKLIHNGNEIDKTTGALSIPIYHASTFHQFDIDNFGKYDYSRSGNPTREALENTIAALEEGDSGFAFSSGMAAISSVLSIFSAGDHILVCRDVYGGTYRVTSSFFKKFNVETTFIDATNIGEIKERIKNNTKAIFLESPSNPLLKITDFRAVIEVARKNNIVVIVDNTFMSPYLQNPIKLGADVVVHSATKFIGGHSDVISGLVVVKGKELSDKVKFVQNSFGAVLGPQDCWLLLRGLKTLKVRLDYQQKSALKLAKWLREQEEVAKVYYPGLLEHPGSELHLSQAKGGGAVLSFETKDDETAKRFMRKVKLAAVAVSLGGVETIVSYPAKMSHAAVPKEERESLGIKDSLIRVSLGLEETEDIIKDFKNALSI
- a CDS encoding TspO/MBR family protein encodes the protein MVNILKVNDKIEILKAFLSIIIAEGIGILSVYVGNADSKIYEALEKPVIAPTSYIFIIVWPILYLLIGLAAYRIWEWKKQDRYENGTLKLYSFQLFLNFLWPILFFRFRLYGLAFVELLVLIIFILLTTFHFFRQDRLSGFLMIPYIICNSFAAVLNFALWFLNC
- a CDS encoding beta-class carbonic anhydrase, which produces MSKLQEILDYNKLFVENKEYVKYITSKNPNKKLVILSCMDTRLTELLPKALNLKNGDAKFIKNAGASIMHPFGSIIRSIIVAVYEFKADEVLVIGHHGCGMSNLNGDEVLEKIVQRGISKEVIETLCNAGIDIKKWLHGFDSVEESIKESVELIKSHPLIPKDIVVHGLVIDPETGKLEVVVNGYE
- the cas2 gene encoding CRISPR-associated endonuclease Cas2 — encoded protein: MPKEVNYNYAFVFYDVNEKRVNKVFKICKKYFKHHQKSVFRGNITPANLIKLRAEIKKIIDEREDFVSIIKLMSENSFREETLGVNANNSESLII